ATGCTGCGCCATGATTCCTTGACTGGACTACCCAATTCGATTGAATTCAGGGAAATTCTGACTGCGAAAATTGAGGAAATCTCTTCACATCCAGAACCAATCGCGGCTTTGCAATTCAATATTGAACGTCTTCGAGAAATCAACGAAGTGCTAGGTTTCTCTAATGGGGACCAGATTCTCAGAGACTTCGGAGAGCGCCTAAGGCAAAGCATTCCTGATTCTGCACATATTGCGCGTTTACGCGGAGACGAATTCGCAGTATTAGCGCCCACTCTGGATAGAGGTTCTGCCGTAGCCTTGGCCGAAGAGTTGGAAAAAACCATTTCCCGCCCTTTTCCGATCGCAGATATTGAATTGGATGTCAGCGCAAGAGCCGGCATAGCTTTGTTTCCCGAACACGGTACAACCGCCGACGAACTATTGCGTCAAATGGGAAAGGCCACCCATCAAGCCAAGGCCCGCGGATTGAGCCAGTGCGTATTTGACCCGTCGCATCAGAAAAATCAAGCGGGACGCTTGACCATGGCGGGGGAACTTCGGCGAGCCATTGCAGGCAACCAGTTGCGACTATTTTTACAGCCAAAAGTTGATTTTTCTTCCGGAAAAATCTGTGGAGCAGAGGCCTTGGTACGCTGGATGCATCCGCTTAAAGGACTAATTCCTCCCGGATTGTTTATCGACTTGGCTGAGCAAACAGGCCTGATCAAGCCTTTGACGGAGTGGGTCATTGTCGCAGCTCTTGATCTGCTGCAGAACTGGCAGGAAAAAGGTTGTGCTGTTCCTATTGCAATCAATCTCTCCGCGCGAAACTTCAGAGATGAACAGCTTTTCGCCAAGTATCGCCAATGGCATTCAGAGCGCTCTGTGTCAACCGGACTATTGGAAATCGAGATTACGGAAAGCACCGTAATGGAGCATGCTGAATATGCTCTAAGAGCACTGAGTGAGATGAGCGATGCGGGGATTCCTCTTTATGTGGACGATTTTGGAACAGGGTACTCCTCATTGAGCTATCTACAAAAATTACCAGTAGATTACATCAAGATCGACCAGTCATTCGTTTCGGCAATGCATCGCGACCGGGATTCTGCCACGATTGTGCGCTCCACCATTGATCTCGTGCATGATCTCGGACGGAAGACAGTTGCCGAAGGTGTGGAAACCAAAGAGCACTGGGATCTGCTCAAAGATCTTGGCTGTGATATTGCACAAGGCTACTACATCGCCAAACCTATGCCTTCTAGCGATTTTCAGCAATGGGCCGAAGATTTCACAAAATGCCAGCTACGGGATAAATCCTCCTTCTCCGGATAGCCAACTACATGAAATCACGCGCCTAGCAACAAAAAATAGACTCATAAATTTCATATTTACGCCTGAAATTTTATGCCAACAAATTCAAAAAACTCAGCCGGCAACTAATAGCCTATAGAGAGAAAAAATAATCCTGCGGTTACAAGGCTCTCTCCTTTCCCCCGCACTTCGCACATTCAGAGCTCAATACATTCTCACTGCCGACTTCGTACAATATTGCAATTCTTCAAATTTATAAGCATCAGGCATCTATTTGATTTAAATGATATTCAAAGGGAAAAACCAAAAGCAATCGCAGGCCTTATAGATTCCGGCCTCGGACTGAGTTCCAAGCACACAAGAAGTGCTTCAAATGCGCTAAGCAAAAAAGCAAGCACGCCAGTGGCGCTATGCTGATCGCTATCGTCTATGAACTCAACTGGTCAGCGCAACACAATGACCACCTCTGGCTGTGGATTCAGCTGGTCAATGCAACACAATGAATGCCTCTGGCGCAACGAGTGTTGACATGAAGCAAAGACCGTGGATTCACTACACTGAAAATCCAAAGAGCCGCACTTTGTACCCAAGCAGTCATTCCCCAACACCCGCTGTCAGTCCGACCTCGCTGTCCAATTCACTTACCTCGGACTACTACGCCAGCCACCATGACACCTGACCAATATCTTGCGCATTTGCATGCTGTGTATGCTGCATTCCAGCTACGCTTTCACCTCTTGCCGCCGGCCAGCGAACAGGATCTGGCCGCTTTGGCCGCCGCGCTGGGGCCTCTGGATACCAATCTTGCCGCATTCTGGTGCCTGACTGCAGGCAGCAGCACCGACAGCACCCAGCCCCTGTTTCAGCGGCCAGGCTTTGTGGATGCACTGGACCTTCTCATGCCACCGCAGGCCATGGCCCAGGCACTCCGCATGGAAAAGCGGGCCCAGCGCATGTGGGATCTGGCCGGGCCCGCATCCCAGGATCCTCGCCTGAGCGGGTGCTGGTGGCACGCCGGCTGGCAGCCGTTTGCCAGCTTCTATGGCGACATCGTGCTAATGGTCGATCATCATCCCGGTCCTGAAGGACAGCGCGGCCAGATCATTGCCTATGTGCACGACCCCGACCAGATCTGCTGGATTGCCCCCAGCTTCTCAGCCTATCTTCAAGCGTCCGCCGACTCGATTGACGATGACAGAGAAGAATTCTTGAATGGCCCACTGGACGAGCAAGAATAAGCGGAGCTCTGAGCTACGCCCCGGCCTGAAGGCAGTAACTGGACAGCGTGGCTGAGTCCATGAAGGCCTCTTCAAAGTAAACGCGGCGGGCCAGGTCCTGCTCGGCCGCCCCCACCACCACCATCAGCGGCAGCAGATGCTCCTCCCGCGGATGGGCCATACGCGCGCCGGGAGCCCGATCCCAATCGGCCAGCCGCTGGCTGCGCGCGGCAGGTGTCATCAGCATCAGCGTCTCGGCCAACCAATCGTCAAACAGCTTGGAAGGCGCCCGCCCTACGGGGCCGAAGCTACGCATATTGTGATAGCTGGAGCCGCTGCCAATGATGAGAACTCCCTCGTCGCGCAACGGGGCCAGCGCACGGCCTACGGCCAGATGTTCTGCAGCGTGCAGATTGCTGCGCAGGCTGAGCTGAAGCACCGGCACATCGGCCTGCGGATAGATCACAGCCATGGGCACAAACATGCCATGGTCGTAGCCGCGCTGGTCATCAGCCCGCACGTCCTCTCCAGCCTGCGCCAGCAACTGCTGCACCCTGCCTGCCAGCTCAGACGAGCCGGGCGCACGGTAATGCAGGTTATAGGTCTGCGGCGGAAAGCCGCCATAGTCATACAGCATGCCAGGATGGGCGGCACTCTGCACGGTGAAAACCGGCTCCTCCCAATGGGCGGAGATCAGCAACACGGCCCTGGGCCTGCGCGCCAGTTGACACGGAATATTGCGCAAGCCCTCAGCCATCAGCGCATGCCAGTCGTGCATCTCCGGCACCCAGGGCCAGGGGCCGGCGCCATGGCAGAGAAAGTACACGGGCATGCGAGCGCCTGCCTCTATTAGCCCGGAAACCGCCTGACTGCCCAGGCCTTCACGCTCCTCCATGCCAGTCTCTCCCATGCATCAATAGGTCATCAAAAACATAGCCGCCTGCACTTTCCGTATCAAGACTGGAGACCTAAAACTCCTCATTCTTAGCAGACAGGCATAAAAAAACCTCCTTGCGGAGGTTTTTGCCAACGATCAGGTCCGAGCCGTGCAGCCGCAGACCTGATGCCGTATTGCCGTGATCAGGCAGCGAAGTTGGCTTCGGCGAACTTCCAGTTCACC
This region of Comamonas thiooxydans genomic DNA includes:
- a CDS encoding SMI1/KNR4 family protein, coding for MTPDQYLAHLHAVYAAFQLRFHLLPPASEQDLAALAAALGPLDTNLAAFWCLTAGSSTDSTQPLFQRPGFVDALDLLMPPQAMAQALRMEKRAQRMWDLAGPASQDPRLSGCWWHAGWQPFASFYGDIVLMVDHHPGPEGQRGQIIAYVHDPDQICWIAPSFSAYLQASADSIDDDREEFLNGPLDEQE
- a CDS encoding class III extradiol ring-cleavage dioxygenase, translated to MEEREGLGSQAVSGLIEAGARMPVYFLCHGAGPWPWVPEMHDWHALMAEGLRNIPCQLARRPRAVLLISAHWEEPVFTVQSAAHPGMLYDYGGFPPQTYNLHYRAPGSSELAGRVQQLLAQAGEDVRADDQRGYDHGMFVPMAVIYPQADVPVLQLSLRSNLHAAEHLAVGRALAPLRDEGVLIIGSGSSYHNMRSFGPVGRAPSKLFDDWLAETLMLMTPAARSQRLADWDRAPGARMAHPREEHLLPLMVVVGAAEQDLARRVYFEEAFMDSATLSSYCLQAGA